The genomic DNA GCTTCCGGCAGAGGCCGGTGGGCACCTTGGCTCTTCAGAAAGAACACCGGCTGCTCCCAGGAGGGCTGGGGGGCGAAGAGGGGAGCCAGGAGGCCAGCTGGGGACTGTCAGAGTCAGAGGGAAGCGGAGGGGGCCTGGCGGTGACTGGCGACACTTGCTTCTACGTCCCTGTGCCGAGGAAAGGACCGGGAGGATGGGGTGGCATAGCTGGGGGCCTGAGGGCAGGGGCACCTTTCCCGCAGGGGTCGGGGAGGGAGGAGAGCAAGGCCTCGGAGTCCTCTTTTTCTCAGGTAGCAGAAGTCGTAGCCCTGGGCCGAGGGGAGGGCTGTGCTGGGGCACTGAAGAGACTCACAGGCGAAGGTGGGGCTGGGCATTGGGCTTCTTCTAaagacatttctattttatttccagatGTGATGCTCCAGCAAACACATAAAtacagtggggaagggggagggagaaaggatggTTATAAGTTAGAAGCCCAGGCGGGGAAGGAGGGAagcggagggggcggggggggggcgggtaggCAGCAGGGAGCCGCTCCCGCTCTCTGCCAGCCACTCCTGTGTCACCGGCTCCGTCCAGGCTCCGTCCAGGGCATTGAACTGGCAGACCCTGCTGCTGCCCAGCTCACAGGTCAgtcaccttgttctccaccaGGGCGGCAACCTGCTGCAGGCGGCAGGCCAGTTGCATCTTCTGGCCCACAGGGTCCTCCTCCAGGGCACTGATGATCTACCAGAGCAGAGGAGGCCGGCCCGCCTGAGGCCCTGGCCCTCGGCCCACCGGCCGCCCTGCCCTGGCTCCATCTCAGTAGCAGCCTGGGGAGCCAGAGCTCCCTGAGGAATCTGGACGGATGCCGAGCCCCTTCCCCAACCTGggcctttcctctcctctgcccagATTGGGCCTGGACACTGCCTCTCGCCCCCAGGGAGACTTCTGGGGCCTccctctgggctctgggctccgGGCTCTGGAGGcatgcccctcccccccagaGTGCCCCGGGCCTCACCTGGTCGTAGTACCTGTGGATGTGGGTGTAGAGTTCTTGCAGAGCTTCCAGACAGTGGGGAGCGGAGGTGTAATTCTAGGGGTAGCACGCGGGGGTTGAGGCCCCAGCCCGGGCCTCGAGCcaagcctccccttcccctctgcccccctcccccgccccaggtGTGGAAGGGTGCACCCTCTGGGCCGGGCCTCACCCCCGAGAGCTCGGCCAGGGCCGAGTTCATCTCCTGGTAGCTCGCCGGAGAGCTCTGGCGAATGTCGGAGTAGTACCTGGAGGAGGGGACGGAGTTAGGGGCAGGCAGCGCCCATTCCCTCACCCGTGATGCCCCGACACCTACCTCTCCACCATCTGCTTGTAGCGAGGGATCTCCCGGGCGTAGAGCAGTTTGTTCACGGGGGAATCCTGTTCTGGGCAGGGGTGGGCGTGAGCGGGAGCTGGGGAGCTCTGCCCTGGCTTTCTGACTGTGCCACTCGtgcccccccagccccacccagggctCTTCTCCGAGCCCCCGTGGCTCCCCCGCCAGGCTTTCTTCCTCTGCCCTCACCCGGCCCACTTTATGCTCCGAGATGGTGCAGGAGTCCATGAAGGTCTGGGCAATGACGGTGAGGACGGCGTCCACGTTGTCCGACACCCGCACGTCAAAGATGAGCTGTGGGTTCTTCAGGGTGTTCACCCAGAACCTCAAGAGCAGGCTGGGGACACGGGCCAGCCGCGGTGTGAGCAGGCTGCCCCAGCCTGGTCCCCGGCCCTGAGCTGTGCGGGGAGCTGGCCTGCGAGTCCGTGCGGGGGCAGCCGGGAACCCAGGGCGAAGGCCGCCGGGCCTGGGCTTCTGTCCCGGCCCTGCCGCCCCCGCCCTGGCAGCGTCCTCTCTGCACGGGGGCAGCAGGCGAGGCACCTGTTAGTCTTCCAGATGTGTAAGGTCTCCAGGTCCTCAATGCCGTGCTTCTCGGCCAGCTCGTCCAGGAAGTCAAACAGGTACTTGACAGCGATGGGCACAGGCCGGTTCACGCTGAGGATGGCCTGGAAGGCGTCGTCCACAAACTTCTGCAGTGTGCCCTAGAAGGCAGGCGTGGGCGGTATGGGGGGGCAGGGCGTGTGCGCCTCGAAGCCGCGGCCAGCCGCGGCCTGCCTCAGTGGGTGGGGCCGCCCCGTCACCCCAGCTCCCCGGCCCACCTACCTTCATGGACAGCAGGCGGGTGAGGTAGATCTCCGGAATGGCCTTGGCCCGCGTCCGCTCCCGCTCCGGCTCCCTCAGGCTGCTGCGCCGCGCCTTCGCTGCTTCTGGCTCATCGGCGACTTTCACCAGGTGCCAGAGGCGGACCCCGCCGTCCTCACCGTCCTCCAGCGCGGGGACGTCTGAGGGCACAGAAGCCGGCCCTCAGTCCTTTGCACTGTCATGCCGCCGGCCGGGAGGCCCAGCCTGCTTCCCTGGtgaggtggggcagggtggggggcgcCGAGGGCCGCAGGGTAAGAGAGATGTGGAGGACAGGGTGGCAGCCCAGGGGCTCGCTCGGCCCAGCACCCCACGGCCCTGGAGCTCCCCGACCCGGACGCACTGCCGCCCTCGTCCACCCCGGGCCCCTGGCTCAGCCTGGAGTTGTGGCTTCCCCGCTGGCGAGGTTTGGGGAGACCCGGACACGGCAGACGGCATGACCAGGACTCCGGCCTGCCCACCTCGAACTCGGGGGCAGGTTGGTGCGCCTGGGCCACGGGACTCACTCTGCCCAGAGGGGCAGCTCGGGGCCGGGCTCTGGGAGACGGCGCCTCCGTTGTGCAGCTGGGGAATGAGCCTCACCGTGGCTCCATCCGGGACCTggcggggaggggagcagaggctgGGCTCCCTCCCTGGCTGACCCCGAGGCGGGAGCCTGCCCCCAGCGCCCACCTGCCCGGCACCTTGTAGTGCTGCAGGGTGTTGAGTCTCTTCCAGCGGTTCTGTGTCACTGAGGTCAGGTCCTCGTCCGACAGGGTTAGGTGACCAGCCAGGCCTGAGCGCCACTCTTGGGGGGACCCAGGGAAGCCGGTCAGCCCACGGCCTGTTCCCGTAGGGCAGAGCCGAGTGGCCACAGGTGAGAAGAGCCTCGGGCGGGGCGGGAGGGGTAGGTTCTCACCGAGGTCTAGGGCGTGCACTGAGGGCCTCTGGGAGAAGGGGGTGCCCTTGTAGACTTGGTCCAGCACCTTCTCCTTGACCTGGGTGATTGTGTCCGTGTCGAGCACCCGGGCAGGCACGCGCTGCGCCATGCTGCCCGCCGCAGCCCCACCAACCCCCGGGCCAGCCAGCACCGTCAGCGTCAGGGTTCGGAATTCCACGTCCTCCCGCAGCAGGCGGCTGTCGTTCAGGGTCCGTTTTGCCTTGCCTGTCACGGCGTCCACAGGGCCCTTGTCCACCTGGTACTGGATGGCCCGCAGGAGCACGTAGAGCGGCTCACCCGCTACCTCCTGCAACCACCAGGAAGGGCTGGCGTCAGCTGGGGGGCGGTGGGCGGTGCGGGCAGGGAGGGGCGGCCCGCTGCACGGAGCGAAGATGGACGGCAGGCAACGCCAGCGGCCTCTGCTTCACATCCAGCCGGGCAAATGTTCGTAGCCTGCCCCTCACCGACACCCCGCCCTCGAGCCCGAGGCCCCTGGGCGGAATGGGGGCGCAGATCAGTGAGGCCAGAGGCAGCAGCCCCAGAATGGCGTGAGGGGAGAGGGGCCCTCACCCTCAGGAAGGTGTAGAGACAGATGGACACCCAGTTGGTGAGCAGCTTCTCCACCATAGTCTCCGTCCTGCAGGGAGCAGGCCCCGGGTCAGAGGGGCTGCTGCAGGGCCACCCTGTGTCCAGGCTGAGGCAGGCGGTAGCAGGAGGGCAGAGCTGCTCCGCCTGGCCACCCTTTGTGCCCGGCTCGCCGCTCAGGATGCCCATCTGCTTCCCCACCAGCGGCTCGGGACCCAGCCCGCCTCCCAGggcttcccagccccacccacgcCAGGACAGGGCTGGGCGGAGCCAGCTCCCCTGCTGCCGGGACCGGTCAGGCCAAGGCCAACCTGCGTAGCATGAGCTTGGGGTTCTTCTGCACGTAATGGGCAGCCAGGTCTCCGAGCAGCGTCCTCACGATGTCGGTCAGGTACTCGAGCTTGCCGTGCAGCGCCAGGGACAGCAGCGAGGCCACGAGGCAGCGGTCCCGCTGGGAGAAGCTGGGCTGCTCCTCCAGGGTGTGGATGAGCTAGGCGGGAGGAGGGGCTGCTGGCATCCACCCCGGGAAGCCCTGCGCCCCACACATCCTCCCACGCCTGAGCCCACGCCTGCTGCCtggcccgccccccgccccgcggcCCTCACCGTAAGGAGGAAGGGCTTGCTGTTGAGCAGGTTGGAGAGCTGCATGAGGCCCTGGCGCACCGGCGCGCGGCGGCCCTCTTCCCCGGGCCCCTCGAGGGCAGGCTGCAGCGGGCAGCTGCCGCGCCCGGGGAAGAAGACGCGCTCGGCGTATGTGCGGTAGTCCAGGAAGGGGATCCCGCTGGCCTCCAGGTCGCTGCTGAGGTCAGTCATCTCCGTCATCAGGTCTGTAGGCCAGGAGCCACCGAGGTGTGAGCTCAGGCCCAGGTCcgccctctcccccctccccaccgcccTCTCCCGACCTGTGAACTCCTTTCGGCACTGGTCGCCTACGCCGATCTCCAGGTTCTCCAGCTGCACCAGAACCTTCTGGTAGTCCCGCAGGGCCTGCTTGCTCTTGTGCCTGCGGCCCAGGGGCCAGGTGTCAGCCATGGGACCAGAACTGCCTGGGCCGAGGCCACTGAGCCAAGATGGCCGCCTGTGCAGAGGCCCGCCGTGGGCCACCCTTTCCAAAGGTGAGGAGGGGAGTTGGCGCGGGTGCACGCGTGGCAGGGCGGCCCCCTCACCTGTACACGAGGGTCAGGAGGAGCACGGCGGCGATCGGCACGGCCACGCCCAGGCCCAGGCCCGCCTGGGCCTCCACGGGGAAGGCAGAGAGCGCGGGCTCAGCCTCGTACTGGACGGGGCCCAGTGGCAGCCGCACGTTGCCCATCTGCACCTGCGGTGGGGACGCAGGGCTCTTGAGCGCCGGCCTGCAGCGCTCCGCCCGCCCAGCCCGGCACCCGGGGCCCAGCCTCACCACGAACTGCGGCAGGGGTCTGGAGCCGTTGGTGGGCTGCGGGGCCCGCGCGGGCGGCTCGCAGTACAGGTGGGTGAGCGTGAGAGTCTTCACCAGGCACTCGCCGTCGCCGATGTGCACGCGCACCTCCTCCTTGCTGATGCCCAGGTTGAGACCCTCACCCTGGAAGCCGGATCCGGGGCCTGAGTCGAGCCACCCAGCTGGTGCCCGCAGCCCTCGCGCAGCGGCGGCCGGCAGAAGGCCTCACCTCCACGTCCAGGATGTGGCCTGGCTTGAGGCGGTAGGGGCGGGCGCGGCTGAGCGGGGCCAGGCGGGGGTTGGGCTGGTACAGGAAGTCCTGGCCCCCACTGGCGCGGGCGAAGTCCACATGCACGTTGTCCAGGGCGAAGAAGACGCGCCGAGGGCTGGCCCCGTCCGGCACTGCAGGGCTCCGGCACAGGAGGAGGCTGGACGAGTTGATGGAGCAGACGGTGGAGCACTGTGAGGCGGCGGGGCCAGGACGAGGCAGGGTGAGCCAGGGCTGCCCACTCGCTCCCAGGGACGTGGGGGCCGCCCCACCCCCTCACGGGGCACGGCGTCACCTGCTGGTGGGGCCTCACCTGCAGCAGGCCCCCCTCAAGCTGGGTGCAAGCCTGGGGCGCTGCGGCGGGGGCCCGACAGCTCCCCCTGGGGGTCGGGTCCCGGGGCTGCACCGCCACAGCCGTCTCCTCCGCGGCCTCCAGCCACACGGACAGCAGGGGCCGCTCTACCACGTCCAGGCCCGTGCCCCTGACTCGGATCAGCCGCCCGCCCCTGCGCCAGGATAGCACTCAGCAGGACCAGGGGCGGCGGGCAGCCCAGTCCAGTCCTGGCTGCCCGCCCTCCCGGCAGGGTGCACAGGTTGCCCCAGGTGGATCAGGTCCTCACCCCCGGAAGCTGACGCTGGGCTCCGCCGCCACGAGCTGGGGGTCGGCGGTGTAGTGGAAGGGGCTGGCGAGCAGCGTGCGCTGGGCACGGCCGAAGACCACTCGAACCACAGCTTCTCCTGGGCTGGCCTGGGGCGTGGTGTGGCACACGATGGCCTCAGGACACACTGGCTCCCTTCTGCAGGGTGGGGAGGTGTCTGGCATCTTGGGCTCTAGCCTCAGCCCGGCCTCCCCACCAGAGGCCTGCTTTGCCTCCCTCACCAAGGGCAGAGACCCCTGGGGTGGGCACGGCAGCCGTGGACCTGGGACTTTCACGGGGGCCTTGGGGAGCCCTGAGCTCATCGCCCGCATTGTACGCAAGGGGACGCTGGGGCCCGTAGGGAGTATCCCCAGCTGACAGCGACCAGctggggccaggaggagggacTCACATACGACAGGGCTGGCTGCCCACAAAGGCACTGATGTTGCCTCCCGTCTGCAGGTGCTGCCCATGGATGGTGAGCTGGGTGCCCCCTGCCTGGGGGCCCCACTGGGGACTCAGGCTCAGCAGGACGGGGTCCTGGGGGACAGGGCAAGCTGGGGCACGTGGAGGCCCACTTCTCAGCTCTGCCTCCTGGGCCACGACTGACCCTGCTCTCCCTCCGGAAGCCCTGTGCCCAGCTCCTGCAGCCCCGCAGCTCTCCTGCCAGCCGCCCTGCCCCACCAGGGGGTGCTCTTCTCTCCTCGCTGCGTCTCCTCGTCCTCTGCTGGGGCTTGCACCTCCCAGGCCCCCCTCCCCGCAGCTCTAAGCCCTAAGATCCAGTCACCTCCTTGGGgtgctgcccctgcccctgcaccCACTGCTCCCACCCCGGGCTCTCTGGCTCCAGCAAGTCTCGAGGGCTCAGGCTGGCACCTGGAGGCATCCCtgctctcccccatccccttgcCCGCAGGCATCCGGGTGGGCAGCAAGTCCTGACAGGTCTGCGTCCCCGAGTGGTCCCCCTGGCCATCCGGCGGCCGCTGCACTCACTGCTTCCGCTGCTTGCCTCCCTCCTGGACAGCGGCCGGTGGGCAGCGTCCTCACCATCCCGCCGCTGCCCACAGCCCACCGTCCACTCAGTGGCCAGAACGATCACTCGGATCGCGTGCGTGGCTTCCCTCCTGGACGTGAGGTGACGCTTCCCAC from Lagenorhynchus albirostris chromosome X, mLagAlb1.1, whole genome shotgun sequence includes the following:
- the PLXNB3 gene encoding plexin-B3, yielding MPPTAILCPSPLPRETPLLLLFAAGPAMAPRPPLGACLLLVLPLLCPPLTLTWAHRFPAPNTTLNRLALAPGRGALYVGAVNRLFQLSPALRLESVAVTGPVLDSPDCVPFREPAECPQARLTDNANQLLLVSGRARELVACGQVRQGVCEKRRLEDVAQLLYRAEDPGDGQFVAANAVGVATVGLVVPGPGQDLLLVARGLAGKLSGGVPPLTVRQLAGPQPFSSEGLGRLVVGDLSDYNNSYVAALADARSAYFVFRRRGARAQAEYRSYVARVCLGDANLYSYVEVPLTCRGHGLIQAASLAPGALLGAFAAGPRGAQAALCAFPLADLDATMERARRLCYTTGGRGPGGTEEATVEYGVTSRCVTLPPDSPESYPCGDEHTPSPIAGRQPLEAGPLLQLRNSISAVAALQADGHTIAFLGDVQGQLHKVFVNGTRGQVYHSQQVGPPGSAISPDLLVDSSGSHLYVLTSQQVDRLPVAACPQFPDCSSCLQARDPLCGWCVLQGRCTRKGQCGRAAQPNQWLWSYEDGRCLHIQSLLPAHHPRQEQGQVTLSVPRLPTLTVDEYFHCAFGNYDSLAHVEGTHVACVTPPQDQLPHNPPGTEHITLPLALMFEDVVVATANFSFYDCGAVQALDAAAPCSACVGSRWRCHWCPQSSRCVYGERCPEGERTIYSAQQVDIQVRGPGACPRVEGLVGPLLVPVGWESRLALRVRNLQHFRGLPASYHCWLELPGELQRLPASLEEVAGDAGLIHCQAQQFQPSMAQRELPVPIYVTRGEGQRLDNARTLHVTLYDCAVGHPDCSHCQAASGSLGCLWCSHDRPTCRYGPLCPPGAVELLCPAPSINAIEPLTGPPEGGLALTILGSNLGRDFADVQDAVSVAGRPCSPDPSLYRISARIVCVTSPAPNGTVGPIQVAVKSRPPGISTQHFTYQDPVLLSLSPQWGPQAGGTQLTIHGQHLQTGGNISAFVGSQPCRIREPVCPEAIVCHTTPQASPGEAVVRVVFGRAQRTLLASPFHYTADPQLVAAEPSVSFRGGGRLIRVRGTGLDVVERPLLSVWLEAAEETAVAVQPRDPTPRGSCRAPAAAPQACTQLEGGLLQCSTVCSINSSSLLLCRSPAVPDGASPRRVFFALDNVHVDFARASGGQDFLYQPNPRLAPLSRARPYRLKPGHILDVEGEGLNLGISKEEVRVHIGDGECLVKTLTLTHLYCEPPARAPQPTNGSRPLPQFVVQMGNVRLPLGPVQYEAEPALSAFPVEAQAGLGLGVAVPIAAVLLLTLVYRHKSKQALRDYQKVLVQLENLEIGVGDQCRKEFTDLMTEMTDLSSDLEASGIPFLDYRTYAERVFFPGRGSCPLQPALEGPGEEGRRAPVRQGLMQLSNLLNSKPFLLTLIHTLEEQPSFSQRDRCLVASLLSLALHGKLEYLTDIVRTLLGDLAAHYVQKNPKLMLRRTETMVEKLLTNWVSICLYTFLREVAGEPLYVLLRAIQYQVDKGPVDAVTGKAKRTLNDSRLLREDVEFRTLTLTVLAGPGVGGAAAGSMAQRVPARVLDTDTITQVKEKVLDQVYKGTPFSQRPSVHALDLEWRSGLAGHLTLSDEDLTSVTQNRWKRLNTLQHYKVPDGATVRLIPQLHNGGAVSQSPAPSCPSGQSESRGPGAPTCPRVRDVPALEDGEDGGVRLWHLVKVADEPEAAKARRSSLREPERERTRAKAIPEIYLTRLLSMKGTLQKFVDDAFQAILSVNRPVPIAVKYLFDFLDELAEKHGIEDLETLHIWKTNSLLLRFWVNTLKNPQLIFDVRVSDNVDAVLTVIAQTFMDSCTISEHKVGRDSPVNKLLYAREIPRYKQMVERYYSDIRQSSPASYQEMNSALAELSGNYTSAPHCLEALQELYTHIHRYYDQIISALEEDPVGQKMQLACRLQQVAALVENKVTDL